A stretch of Komagataella phaffii GS115 chromosome 2, complete sequence DNA encodes these proteins:
- a CDS encoding Thiol peroxidase that functions as a hydroperoxide receptor produces MSSFYDLAPLDKKGEPFPFEQLKGKVVLIVNVASKCGFTPQYTELEKLYKDHKDEGLTIVGFPCNQFGHQEPGNDEEIGQFCQLNFGVTFPILKKIDVNGSEADPVYEFLKSKKSGLLGFKGIKWNFEKFLIDKQGNVIERYSSLTKPSSIESKIEELLKK; encoded by the coding sequence ATGTCTTCATTTTATGATCTGGCCCCATTAGATAAGAAAGGCGAACCTTTTCCTTTCGAACAATTAAAAGGCAAAGTGGTGTTGATTGTGAATGTTGCTTCTAAGTGTGGGTTTACTCCACAATATACCGAGTTGGAAAAGCTCTACAAAGACCACAAGGACGAGGGATTGACTATTGTCGGATTTCCCTGTAACCAGTTTGGTCATCAGGAACCAggaaatgatgaagaaattggacAGTTTTGCCAGTTGAATTTTGGTGTAACTTTCCCAATTCtaaaaaagattgatgtCAACGGTTCGGAAGCTGATCCTGTTTACGAATTTCTCAAGTCAAAAAAGTCTGGTCTCCTCGGATTCAAAGGTATTAAGTggaactttgaaaaattcttgatCGATAAGCAAGGAAACGTTATTGAGAGATATTCGTCCTTGACTAAGCCCTCATCGATCGAGtccaagattgaagaactaTTAAAGAAATAG
- a CDS encoding Peptidylprolyl-cis/trans-isomerase (PPIase): MTNTFNGLPRNWTIKISKTHQSEYFYNKETQESSWEPPSGTNLEALGEYIKKRLHDPEQVRCAHLLVKHKNSRKPSSWKEPQITRTKEEAIEKLRGFQKQILDGSATLGQLAATESDCSSHARNGDLGLFGRKTMHPSFERAAFALQVGEISDIVESDSGVHLIERLG, translated from the coding sequence ATGACAAATACATTTAACGGATTACCGAGGAATTGGACAATtaaaatatcaaaaacTCATCAATCTGAGTATTTCTATAACAAGGAAACACAAGAATCTTCCTGGGAGCCCCCTTCTGGAACTAACTTAGAAGCACTGGGCGAGTACATCAAGAAACGCCTTCATGACCCAGAACAAGTTCGGTGTGCTCATCTTCTGGTGAAACACAAGAACTCTAGGAAACCGAGCTCCTGGAAGGAGCCTCAGATTACAAGAACTAAGGaagaagcaattgaaaagCTTAGAGGATTCCAAAAACAGATTCTTGATGGTTCTGCCACTTTAGGTCAACTGGCTGCTACTGAAAGTGATTGCTCCTCACATGCCCGGAACGGGGATTTGGGCCTTTTTGGGAGAAAGACAATGCATCcatcatttgaaagagctgCATTTGCATTACAAGTTGGTGAAATATCAGACATAGTGGAAAGTGATAGTGGAGTACATCTCATCGAAAGACTAGGATGA
- a CDS encoding Member of the imitation-switch (ISWI) class of ATP-dependent chromatin remodeling complexes: MTLEELPAKAQVGNDINQELNTTVATAHNSDYDTSQYGTPAPRDQKSYFVEDSKLKFDVEETAKRFNYLLGLTGLFRHFIDNKAKGDPNFAQVLHLLETKYKHHRSRSDGKYSDNRRRKTEKEEDAELINEQDKSSFMEFTESPGYVNGKLRPYQIQGLNWLVQLYENKLSGILADEMGLGKTLQTISFLGYLRYLKGINGPHLVVVPKSTLDNWAREFKRWTPEVKTVLLQGDKDQRTTIIQDELMTCNFDVLISSYEIVIREKSSLRKFNWDYIVIDEAHRIKNEESLLSQIIRMFHSKSRLLITGTPLQNNLHELWALLNFILPDIFSDSDTFDQWFGRGGDGDENDDKSEKNDQGSVVQQLHKVLQPFLLRRIKSDVEKSLLPKKEVNVYVGMSDMQRQWYQKILEKDIDAVVSSSGKKESKTRLLNIVMQLRKCCNHPYLFEGAEPGPPFTTDEHLVFNAQKMKVLDKLLKRKKEQGSRVLIFSQMSRMLDILEDYCNFREYGYCRIDGQTDHSDRIDAIDDYNRKDSDKFVFLLTTRAGGLGINLTSADTVILYDSDWNPQADLQAMDRAHRIGQTKQVYVYRLVTENAIEEKVLERAQQKLRLDQLVIQQGRNIEDKKSNATSKDELLSMIQHGAASLFQKGSEDSSTGGDKAEDFDIDDLLSKSEAKTQELSQKYSKLGLDDLQNFSSNGNSVYDWDGKNFQKKALGPKLNLDMIPLAERKIKKNYNIDGYYKDVLQTGTKMGKKDVLKIPRQLNLYDHQFYPESLYVLCELEKALFKKESNYKVPESSSKSEEDRLNRELELWEVERARELTADEIKDKNEYLQQGFGSWTRKDFFHFISLTTKYGRRNIKTIAQEFEDKTFEEVLTFATQFWTHYDQIDGIERYLAQIETGELKNVRVKIQKECLRRLMVKFPNVIQGLKLKQSTGSSTKRIFSEEQDRYLILQMFLIGVEAEDLADEIKNRISQSEFFKYDYFFQTRNAMEISRRCSTLLSAIMKEFEKSYSMYLQENSRKRKRTDDVESDELEEEDNEDDEDDLEEMDIENADEEEDDE, encoded by the coding sequence atgactttggaagagcTCCCCGCTAAAGCTCAGGTTGGAAATGATATTAATCAAGAATTGAACACTACTGTGGCTACTGCCCACAACTCAGATTACGATACTTCCCAGTATGGGACACCTGCCCCCAGAGATCAGAAATCCTACTTTGTTGAAGATTCcaagttgaaatttgaTGTTGAGGAGACGGCTAAAAGATTCAATTACTTGTTGGGCTTAACAGGTCTTTTTAGACATTTTATTGACAATAAGGCCAAAGGCGATCCTAATTTTGCTCAGGTGTTGCATTTGTTGGAGACGAAGTACAAACATCACAGGTCCAGAAGCGATGGAAAGTATTCAGACAATAGAAGACGTAAAAcagagaaggaagaggacGCTGAATTGATTAATGAGCAAGACAAATCTTCATTTATGGAATTCACTGAGTCTCCAGGATATGTTAACGGTAAACTTAGACCATATCAAATTCAAGGTTTAAACTGGTTGGTACAACTATATGAAAACAAACTCTCTGGAATACTGGCCGACGAAATGGGACTTGGTAAGACGCTACAGACGATCTCGTTTTTAGGGTACTTAAGGTATTTAAAGGGTATAAATGGGCCTCATTTAGTAGTAGTACCCAAATCCACCTTAGACAACTGGGCCAGAGAATTCAAACGGTGGACTCCAGAGGTGAAAACTGTTCTTTTACAGGGAGATAAGGATCAGAGGACAACCATAATTCAGGATGAATTGATGACATGCAATTTTGACGTGCTGATTTCCAGTTATGAAATAGTTATTCGGGAGAAAAGTAGCCTCCGCAAATTCAACTGGGACTATATTGTCATAGATGAGGCCCACCGAATTAAGAATGAAGAATCTCTTTTATCTCAGATCATAAGGATGTTTCATTCCAAAAGCCGATTACTAATTACCGGTACTCCTTTACAGAACAATTTGCATGAGCTATGGGCTCTTCTCAACTTTATCTTGCCAGATATCTTTAGTGACTCTGACACTTTTGATCAATGGTTTGGGAGAGGGGGTGATGGcgatgaaaatgatgacAAATCTGAGAAAAATGACCAGGGTAGTGTGGTACAGCAACTACATAAAGTCTTACAGCCTTTTCTATTACGAAGAATCAAATCAGACGTGGAGAAATCTTTacttccaaaaaaagaagttAATGTGTACGTTGGTATGTCTGACATGCAACGACAGTGGTatcaaaaaattcttgagaaagatattgatgCAGTTGTCTCTTCCAGCGGTAAAAAGGAGTCTAAGACCAGACTACTAAATATTGTCATGCAGCTGAGGAAATGTTGTAACCATCCCTACTTATTTGAGGGTGCAGAACCGGGCCCTCCTTTCACTACGGATGAACATTTGGTTTTCAACGCACAGAAAATGAAGGTTTTAGATAAGTTGCTGAAAcgaaagaaagaacaagGATCTCGCGTTCTAATATTTTCTCAAATGAGCCGAATGCTTGATATTCTGGAAGATTATTGTAACTTTCGTGAATATGGTTACTGTAGAATTGATGGACAAACTGATCACAGCGATCGTATTGATGCCATTGATGACTACAATAGGAAGGATTCTGATAAGTTTGTGTTTTTGCTGACTACGCGAGCAGGTGGACTGGGTATTAATTTGACATCTGCTGACACAGTTATACTTTATGATTCTGACTGGAACCCTCAGGCTGATTTACAGGCAATGGATAGGGCTCATCGTATCGGTCAAACAAAGCAGGTTTATGTTTACCGATTAGTCACAGAAAATGCAATCGAAGAGAAAGTATTGGAACGGGCTCAGCAAAAGCTTCGATTGGATCAGCTAGTGATACAACAGGGACGTAATATTGAAGACAAGAAGAGCAATGCCACCAGTAAAGACGAATTGCTATCAATGATTCAACATGGGGCTGCTTCTTTGTTTCAGAAAGGTAGCGAGGACTCCTCCACTGGAGGAGACAAAGCGGAAGactttgatattgatgacTTATTGAGTAAGTCAGAGGCAAAAACCCAAGAATTGAGTCAAAAGTATAGCAAACTGGGATTAGACGACCTACAAAATTTTAGCAGTAATGGCAATTCGGTCTATGACTGGGATGGTAAGAACTTTCAGAAGAAGGCATTAGGTCCTAAACTGAATTTAGATATGATACCTCTTGCGGAACGGAAAATTAAAAAAAACTACAACATTGATGGGTATTACAAAGATGTGTTACAAACGGGAACTAAAATGGGAAAGAAAGACGTTTTGAAAATACCTAGACAGTTGAATCTTTACGATCACCAGTTTTATCCAGAATCTTTGTATGTACTATGCGAACTAGAAAAAGCgttgttcaagaaagaatcgAACTACAAGGTTCCtgaatcttcatcaaagtcCGAAGAGGATAGGCTGAACAGAGAATTGGAATTATGGGAAGTAGAACGTGCTCGGGAACTTACTGCGGACGAGATTAAAGACAAGAATGAATACTTGCAACAAGGATTTGGCAGCTGGACCAGgaaagatttttttcattttatTTCTCTGACCACAAAATATGGTCGGAGAAACATTAAGACAATTGctcaagaatttgaagataaaacctttgaagaagttttaACGTTTGCAACACAGTTCTGGACTCATTATGATCAGATTGATGGCATAGAAAGATATTTGGCCCAAATCGAAACTGGAGAGTTGAAAAACGTTCGAGTGAAGATCCAGAAGGAGTGCTTGAGAAGACTGATGGTCAAATTTCCAAATGTCATTCAAGGATTGAAACTTAAACAGTCCACAGGAAGCAGCACTAAACGCATATTTTCAGAAGAACAAGACCGTTACTTGATCCTACAGATGTTCCTCATCGGAGTGGAAGCGGAGGATTTGGCAGATGAAATAAAGAATCGTATATCACAGTCGgagtttttcaagtacgattatttttttcaaactcgCAATGCAATGGAAATTTCCAGAAGATGCAGTACTTTATTGTCTGCAATTatgaaagagtttgaaaaaagtTATTCTATGTATCTACAGGAGAACTCtagaaaaaggaaaagaacGGATGATGTTGAGAGTGACGAGCtagaggaagaagacaaCGAAGATGACGAGGATGATCTGGAGGAGATGGATATTGAGAAtgcagatgaagaagaggatgatgaatAA